From the genome of Procambarus clarkii isolate CNS0578487 chromosome 81, FALCON_Pclarkii_2.0, whole genome shotgun sequence:
attgtgcactccatactcctgtgagcggtagtttattgtgcaccccatactcgtcctgtgggtggtagtttattgtgcaccccatactcctcctgtgagtggtagtttattgtgcaccccatactcctcctgtgagctgtagtttattgtgcaccccatactcatcctgtgagcggtagtttattgtgcaccccatactcctcctgtgagcggttaccatactcctcctgtgagcggtagtttattgtgccccccatactcctcctgtgagtggtagtttattgtgcaccccatactcctcctgtgagctgtagtttattgtgcaccccatactcatcctgtgagcggtagtttattgtgcaccccatactcctcctgtgagctgtagtttattgtgcaccccatactcctcctgtgagctgtagtttattgtgcaccccatactcctcctgtgagctgtagtttattgtgcaccccatactcctcctgtgagcggtagtttattgtgcatcaatAACCTCATTTTATCTTTTGTTAACCTTTTCTTTTTTATCTTTTAACCTCTAGTTTTGTCCTTTATTTCTTGTTTTTCCTTTTGTTAATTGTTTATAATTAAACTTCGTACGTCGAGCATATTTCCACGCTTTTTTATGGACTCAAATTAGCCTTGTTTAACACATGTCGGCGGCCGTACATACAAGAAAATTAAAAAGGCAGGAAAATATTTGTGTCAGCCATAAATTACTAGCAACTCCGTTTTCTTTCATGGCCCAAATTGGCGGGTTAACCTTTTAAGCGTAAACCAAATTATCTTTgtattttttgtttgtgtatttACCCGAGGCCCATtatctatctagtgacctcgacggggacaggaagacgGCGGATTGTCAAaggtctctccatttttttttcctGAGAATTGCTTCCTGCTGGATTTTGAACTGCAGAAATATCTTGTCATTTACGACTTCAGCGTCCTTATTTACGTACTTCAGCGTTTCCTCTTAAGGTTTCAGAACGTCAAGAAAatggttaatttaaagtgtcatctcctaacctaccagacgaccGCCACAAAAAAACGGaactacgtcactttcgccagccgcttccagtttctagtacgacaatttttgggccttatgtaacgcatacgagcgaaaagcgacgttctttgtaagaggacaaggttgtaggacaggttgtaggaggacaggttgaaggaggatagAATGTAagaggacatgttgtaggaggacaggttgaagtagGATAgaatgtaagaggacaggttgagtcctgtcctcaatttttttttgaggttgtaggaagacaggttgaagGATGATAGAATGTAAGAAGACATGTTGTAAGAGGACGTGTTGTAAGAGGAcgtgttgtaagaggacaggttgtaagaggacaggttgtaggacaggttgtaagaggacaggttgagtcctgtcctcaaatttttttttttttttttgaggttgtaggaagacaggttgaagGATGATAGGTTGTAGGGGGGACAGGTTGAcaaaacacttccggaacaaatgcttcactgacgaattttgtttatCCAACACTTTCACATCTACCTTCCTAAATACTCTACTACCAACACTTCAGAAAAATGTATACGGGTTTAACATTCAAAGTGTCCACGTTCACGCGAAAACAAAATCTACACAATACTCCTGTTGAGACTAATGCTTCATTCAAATTTCAACCAGCATCTATTCATGTTTATCCATACcagacctacgggctcaccatagcccgtgctacttggaaccttgttccaggtagcgaatctttaacaacatccaTACCAGAGCTTTCATTGTTCAGAGCACTTTCCTCACTGACCTTACTCTCACCTTTTATAGagctaatttaaaaaaaaatcgcaaACTTAAAAGTATTTTTTATATCGGCCTAAAAAAATTAGAGTATAATAAAGCCATTTGTAATTTTTTTCTAAGTACAGTACTATCAATTATCAGACGTCAAGCCGGGAACTTTGTAATGAAAGTCTATTATAATACTCAATTGGAATCTCAATAACACAAAATGTAATAAGTCTTGCCTTGACTCGTTCATCCAGAACTGATGATGACAGAGATTCTCTGAAATTGTTTCGTTGCATCTAATGAATACCTTAAGTCAGTGTGTTCCTTCTGAATAACTacaagtaaatattttttttgaGAATTGAAACAAATCAAATCTCTGGAGGAATATGAAGGCACACGCTGAATAGGACCAACCAGCACGCTCACTTTACCTTAACATCTATCAAAACAAAGCCACTAAGAAAAGAACCTCTTTCTCTATTGTCACCAAAAATTatattgatatttcgcaacatacatcaaatgcaatattataagtGGCACCAATGCTATTTATAAAGTTGGGTTGATACAAACTCGTTAATATGTAACTTTATTTAAATGATAAGAGACCAGCTTATTGCAATTCATATGCAATGATTAACATATTGAATTGAACTAAAATACGCAGCTTTGAAAATTGACAATGTAAGACAAGTTTTTAACAATTGGATGCCATTTATGGCTGACAGTTATTTTCCTGCCAGTATGGACGCCGACCTGTGTCAGACATGGCTAACTTTAATGTATAAACTGAAATATGACAAATTCGTTAATTTTTGGTTATAAAAATAGCAAAACCAAATTTGGATTAAAAATTAATGTATGATTCCGCACACGTTAACTACAGTAAGAAAGAATAATATCAAATATTCagataaaaaaaatttactcAAGAACTAAAGACATTAATTGTAAAAATTAAAACGTTAACTTTTGAAAAAACTTTGAAAACTAAAAACATTCCCTTGTATAAAGAGCATAAATATTTTATggcatttttttttgggggggggggagggggagagaaaatAGTGTACACTAAAAACTTATATTTTAAAAGCTGGAGAGAGAAACAAACTCAAATTTCGAATACAGTACTAGTGTAACAGTTCACTCAATGATATCAACATTCTCTGGCAGTGGAGAGAGCCTCCAGAGTCCACAATACGATATGAACCATGCAAGTGACtgcctagagctgctgctcagcaTCGTTCTCCTCCTGCAAGAAGGATTTACCAGAGTACAGTTTGCGCTTGTTGCTCGACTTGACAGGTGGGGAAGGTAGAGCTGGCAGGCCCGCGTGACTCTTGGGCATGGGTTGGGTGCGGTTGTGGGCCCGACTCTTTCTAACGGAAGGGCTCTCACCTGTCTCATGCTCACTACTGCACGCGGAGTTTAAATCACCTTCTGCCGCACCTGTCACGTAACAAACAAGAAAAGCAGCTGACATACCCTAAAATGCCATGTATGCACAGAGACACTATATAATGCCACTGATAATATAATCGACATCATGTATTGCCCGGCCTACCTGCTGGCTCAGACCCAGTATGAAGTGAGAAAGAATGTACAGGTGACGAGATGGGCGTTGGGGTTGAGGTAGCAGTGGCTGCCGTAGCAACGCCTCTCACTACACTGAGAAGTTGCTGGTGCTTCAGGGTCTCCCGGGCTTTTCGCAGCTCCTCCTTCAGCTGCGCCAGACGAGAATCACGTTCAACCAGCTGTTCCTCGAACTCAACCCTCGTCGCTTGTAACTTCTGTTAATGACAATATTCTACATAAGCTAGGATGACAAACTACCTGCTACTTCCTAGCAATAATCGCATCAGGCTATTCATGACTTCCCCAGTGAAGTATGCCATCAGATTGGGTGATGACCTTAAGTCGTGTTTTGGAACAAATAACAGTTAACTTGATTGTCCATCTCGAGCCCCTACCATTCCACCGTACAAGAACGTCATACAGTTCTTTATTGTGTTAGCAATATTGTAAAAGAAAATTCTTTTACAACTCGCCACTAAGTGAATATTGATGCCAAATTTACAGCATTTTAAAACTGTGCAATACAGTCAGTTTACAAAGCATAATGAAGATGTTAATCTCACCACAAATAGTGCTTCTAATTTTTTGCATAACAATCAAGTACTAATGTGACATATTGCGCTGCTGTAGTAAAAGTATAACTCGAAAAGTAACTAAGAAAACTAAATTAAGTTATTGTGTAAATTTACTTCACGTAGATATTGTAGACTAAAATTGTTATTCCTTGATCAAGCAACACAATATATACATGAATCAATTTTGAAACTAATACAATCCATCAGTGCACTTTACATCACTGCACATAGTAGCTAGTGAGATAAATTCCCAGATTATATTGGTAAACATTGATAGAAAAATACATGACGAGATTTGTAATGCTCACCAGTTTATACCAAATACATAAACTTTAAGACACGTCTACTTTCTATTATACGCACATTGTAGATTACTGTTGTGATACCTCGGTGAATGTAGAAGACGTACActcgaaggtgaaggaacgacgacgtttctcaATCTCAAATTGCCGTTCTCAATCAagtcgaccattctcaagtcgattctcaatcaacttgagaatgggacggaccgaaacgtcgccatcccttcaccttctagtgtgtggtctgatcaacatactttagccacgttattatgactcgtcGCCTGTACGTAGAAGACGTACTTAATGACTTGCCCACAAAAGAAAATGAAACAAAAATACTCTAGCAGAAACTTACAAAGAAGTGTGGGTAATATGGGCGTGTGGGTGCCAACAGTGTTTATATGGAGGTGAATATGAGGGAAGTTGTGACATTAGTAGCAGTGGTGGCGTAAGTGAAGGCAGTGATCGTATTctttggtggttgtgtggacagtgaggtggtggtggcggtggtgagagCAGCAACTGTAATGTATAAGATAGTGTAATCTGTGTAGGTTGGTAATGTTAGCAGAGGAGACGTTAGATGCTCACGTTTGCAAAGAGGTCCATGTTGGAGGTGGCACGCGCCGAGAGGTTGAGCTGCAGCTGTGCCAGGCGACCACGCAGCTGTTCCTCCTCATTGTGGTGCTGAAGGTTGAGTGTGGGAGAGAAATAAGGCAACACTAGCATTACTAAGCAACTCAGCACTCATTCAATATGAGTGCGATAATTGTAGTTGTAGAAAATACAGGCAATGTTTTATTCTTAATTCACTTTTGTTTACCTGTCACATATTTGATATTGCAATATGTAATCtttgttgactaaaccacacactagaaagtgaagggacgaagacgtttcggtccgtcctggaccattctcaagtcgattgtgcgtccatcctggaccattcacaatcgacttgagaatggtccaggacggactgaaacgtcgtcgtcccttcactttctagtgtgtggtttggtcaacatatttcagccacgttattgtgactcctcgtctgcatgtaCTCTTTGCGATGTGAACATATATTCAATATGGCCTGTTCAAATTTATAATATCGACAAGAACGTGAAAAAACAAGGAGGGCATAAACGCACAAAACATTTTGTCTTAGAATGATTTGAGGAACCACACAAGGAATAAAAAACACCTTACATCTACATTTCGAGGTTCCATGACCGAATATCCAACCCTTACTGCTGAAGGGCATAGAAGGGCTGTATGCCAGAACGGAACCtctggcaccagcaacagttacCGAAGAGGGGAGGGTCCAACTATCAAAACTCTTCTTGGCAACATTAAGGGAATAAGGAGGACGATCGCGAGGGGTCTATTGAACGTGTCAATGTCGAGGAGAAGATAACTTTAGGCCTCGAGGATATACTTACTATCCTCATAGGAGTCCTTAAGTTCCCTATCCCCTACCTCAACATGGGGAGAAGGATTGTGCTGATGCTGCCATTCAATAAGACATTCTTGAAGCCCTGAATTGGGGCCTCACTATTGTGAGACAGGGCAGCCAGGCAAGTAGCCACTTGCTTTCAAGGGGACCTCAAGGACGTGGATGCCAGTCCGGGTGGAATTAGACTTAACTGGAAACCTCACAGTCTGGTGAGGTGAGTTAAAGTCCTCCACCTCCGTCCAGCACCCCTTTATGGTCGCCTCCTCGCCCCTCACAGCACCCCCATTCTCCCCCTTACGATACTCTTTACTCCCACCCCGCCAGAAGTCCCCAACTGTCCACCGTCTACCTACCTTAGTCCTCATTTCCATCAGTACCCGCAAATGTTCCTGGCGCTCATCTGTCAGCTCCTGCCTGGCGATCTTGAGCTGCTGTTCCTTCTCTTCCTGtgccgctgccgccgctgctgccaccgccgccgccaccatgtCCTTAGCTGTTCATAATACATCAATTACAACATATTTACTTAAACACTTTAGTAAGATTGCTAAAATTCATCAATAAAATAGAATCAGAAGCTTAGGGAAATTTGTATAGAGGAAGACATCTCTTTAAGTTATTCAAGGGTCCAACATGAAATAATAGCCAAGTTAGAGATAAATATTTAAGCATGCAAGAGTTTACAAGTTACACTGACCCTTAATTTGCTCTTGCTGCACTGCTTCCGTCACCTTTATCGCCTCCTGCTTCAACGCCGCCTCCTGCAACTCTTTCAGTTCCTTGCTGTGGGTCTGATAAAGCAGTCCTTGTTATATTGTTCTATATTAGCCACCCTAGTTATATtaacccccctacacacacacacacacacacacacacacacacacacacacacacacacacacacacacacacacacacacacacacacacacatacacatacacacatacacatacatacacacaaatgTCATGATAACTTTAAACATAAtaagcactcaacacacacattaACCCTAAAATAGAAGAACACCAATAATCCCAGAGACTATATTtttgatgaatgaaaatgaagcctTTCATAAATCGTGCTCGAATATAAAGTAAAAATGTATTATTTCCCGTTATCGTCTCGctagattacgggctattcatgcccgtgccccctcttgggtggcttaatctttatcaatcaatcgtctCGCTAGAGAGCGTCTCATCGCACAATATTGATAGCTTTCAGAGCATTCCGTTATGTGTTGGGCTTGCCGCTTGCGTACACATCTCAATGTTaggcaaggtaattatgagagGAAAGCACATCTCAAATCACTTCTCCTGTTTCAGTCATTGTTTATCAAAATAAAGTACTGTTACACTTTCCTGATTTTTAAAGGTTTTGGTCTTAAGAAGACCATTAGGGGCAAGGGGAAGTTATCAGTAGCGCCAATATGATCAGAATCGTCGAACAAAAATAAAATGCACACGGAAATCACAATaaagtgatgtatcaaatgaacgaatagtcgataaaggcagcgtctaggatgctctcagacgtaggttcgaatcctcgtcacggcccttgtggatttgttaaaaaaaaatgtttcaaAATGGCTTGGACTTTTTCCACATTCATGCGGGGGAATATTAGGGAAGAGAGGTTGAAACTCCTCCTTGTGAAGACTGAGGCTGTGCGGGACActacacaggcacgtgcttcgatTTGTTGTTACTGACATTCATTCATTTAGTGTAAACATTTTAGTTTTAGTGTTTACACAATAGCAATTATGATAGcaatataatagcaataaacacaaTAGAAATTATAACTATAGA
Proteins encoded in this window:
- the LOC123773090 gene encoding glial fibrillary acidic protein encodes the protein MAATIEENLKLLRDEFNEWRKGVECAMSQEECVREEEKMVRLERDHLALQLSRAHNTLKVYNNRLRDLMQNYAAIAVVIEKKNQLMGEVAQLQQQLQLAQQTHSKELKELQEAALKQEAIKVTEAVQQEQIKAKDMVAAAVAAAAAAAQEEKEQQLKIARQELTDERQEHLRVLMEMRTKHHNEEEQLRGRLAQLQLNLSARATSNMDLFANKLQATRVEFEEQLVERDSRLAQLKEELRKARETLKHQQLLSVVRGVATAATATSTPTPISSPVHSFSLHTGSEPAGAAEGDLNSACSSEHETGESPSVRKSRAHNRTQPMPKSHAGLPALPSPPVKSSNKRKLYSGKSFLQEENDAEQQL